Part of the Anopheles coluzzii chromosome 3, AcolN3, whole genome shotgun sequence genome is shown below.
GCAAGAATTAGAAACATAGAAACGAGCGCGAGTGCAATTTTTAGTAAGAATTCAACGATGGAACAGCCGATCGAACCCGATGTAGAGGTTACCTTTACAATGCCTAGCTTTAATTTATCCACCGATCCGACGGCCGAAGCGGATGCAAAGCAACCACAACCAACATCGATTCCTGCAACGACAAACGCAACGATTCCAGCAACCGGTGGTGGCAACGCAAATGTCGCAGTACCTGCCACTCCAAAGCGAAGAGGCAGCGCAGTGAAAGAGCACACATCCGATTCTAAATTACAGAAACTAGAAGAGAAGGCCACCAAGGCTCAGGAGGCCTATGAGAAGGAAGAGAAGCTGCGCAAGGAGCTGGAGGCCCTCAACAGCAAGCTGCTGGCTGAGAAGACCGCTCTCTTGGACTCGCTGTCCGGTGAGAAGGGTGCCCTCCAGGAATACCAGGAGAAGGCCGCCAAGCTGACCGCCCAGAAGAACGACCTGGAGAACCAGCTGCGCGTAAGTATCCCGTGTTATGGTGGAAGTGCTTACAACTATAGGGCGATCTTTGCAAAGATCGTCTTTGTGTCGTTCGCCCGCCCGCCAGCGGATGCTGCGTTTGCTCACTATACTTACTATTACTGTGTTGTTTCGTGCGCGGTTCTATCGTTCTACAGGACACCCAGGAGCGCCTGGCCCAGGAAGAGGATGCCCGCAACCAGCTCTTCCAGACCAAGAAGAAGTTGGAGCAGGAAATCGGCAGCCAGAAGAAGGATGCTGAGGACCTGGAACTGCAGATCCAGAAGATTGAGCAGGACAAGGCCTCGAAGGATCACCAGATCCGCAACTTGAATGATGAGATCGCCCACCAGGATGAGCTCATCAACAAGCTGAACAAGGAGAAGAAGATGCAGGGTGAGGTCAACCAGAAGACCGCCGAAGAGCTGCAGGCCGCCGAAGACAAGGTGAACCACCTGAACAAGGTGAAGGCCAAGCTGGAGCAGACTCTGGATGAGCTGGAGGACTCGCTTGAGCGCGAGAAGAAGCTGCGCGGTGACGTCGAGAAGGCTAAGCGCAAGGTTGAGGGTGACCTCAAGCTGACCCAGGAGGCTGTTGCCGATCTGGAGCGCAACAAGAAGGAGCTGGAGCAGACCGTCCTGCGCAAGGATAAGGAGATCTCCGCCCTGTCTGCCAAGCTGGAAGACGAGCAGTCGCTGGTTGgcaagctgcagaagcagatCAAGGAACTGCAGGCTCGCATTGAGGAGCTCGAGGAGGAAGTCGAGGCCGAGCGTCAGGCCCGCGCCAAGGCTGAGAAGCAGCGTGCTGATCTGGCCCGCGAGCTCGAGGAGCTGGGCGAGCGTCTGGAGGAGGCTGGCGGTGCCACCTCGGCCCAGATTGAGCTGAACAAGAAGCGTGAGGCTGAGCTGGCTAAGCTGCGCCGCGATCTGGAGGAAGCCAACATCCAGCATGAGGGCACTCTGGCTAACCTGCGCAAGAAGCACAACGATGCCGTCGCTGAGATGGCCGAGCAGGTCGATCAGCTGAACAAACTGAAGACCAAGTGAGTATCGCGTAATGCCCCATCCTTCATAGGGTCTTGTGGGGCCCTGTTTACCTTTCTTTCGCAGGTCTGGTTGCAAGTGCCCTAACGACGCCACAAAGGGATTGCTGTTTGGTTGGAATGCGCGAAACGGTTGATCTAAACTGCatatttctttctcttttctttctcgCAATCTATATCTGCTCttgccaaacaaacaaaaaatctcttGCTTCTCGTACGCTCGTGGGGTGATATTTGCGGgaaatatgaaaacaaaacgcaataCTAACCAGGGCTGAACATGACCGCGCTAACATGTACAATGAGCTGAACAACACTCGTACTGCCTGCGATCAGCTGTCCCGCGAAAAGGTAACGTATCGGACACAGCCATGGAAAGGCATCTGCTCTTTCATACCACCGACGACCGCGTGCCCATGGGTGTACAACATGAATTACACTACAacaagggaaaacaaaaagccgAAGGAATCGACTAGCTTTCCTTTTCACCTCCTTCCCTATATTACATATCCAACCAAAGCAAAATTCAACCAACGAAGCAATTGAACCGATCCACAAACAGAGTACCAGACACGGACAGCAACACAACGGCAACAGAAGTGGCGATTGTGGCACATAACATAGAATGTGCTAAAGATGATCTTCATCTGCCTAGCAAACGTTGACAATTTCTATCAAAATCGAATATGTTTCATTTACAAACGAATGGTCCAACACAGAAATCATATATTCTCTTTCTGTTCACAATACTTATTCTCCTCAGAGCTGAGAAAGAGCGTACTCAATACTTTGCTGAGTTGAACGATGCCCGCATCGGTTGCGATCAGCTTTCCAATGAAAAGGTATACAGAGGCCATTAGCAATATTCAGCGTTCTTGTGCTCTTTCCGCTGCTGAATACTACTGATCTTACTAAAGAGTTGAATTTCATAGCTCTCTAAAACTTTCTACCAGAATCATTTTTAACCGTTTTGCTTCTTAAAATCTATAAGCAATTTACTACAACCCAATGCGCAGGCTAAAACACTACTGCAAACGATGTCTTTATTGACTTGCCGAATTACGCTGTAAATATATTTCGCCTTCTTTTCGAATGTATCGCCGTAAGCTCTACTCTGAGTAATCTTCTAAATTGAAATATTGGCTGCCTCTTCAACAATTTACTCTACTGCCAAATTCATTCATactaacacacatacacacaaacattcacTTTCTATCATTACTACTGTGTATATGACAAATTCCATTTCTACTTCAGTAAATTTACACACTTATATTTCCTTTAAAATTTCACTAGCCATACCAATTCACATAACCATCTTGTTGATACACTCACTCGGCTATACGCATCCTCTGTACAGAGCCAGATGTTTGACTACTGCGTACAGCGCAGCATGTGCCACTTGCTAACCCGTTTCTTTGATCGTGATGTACACAGGCCGCCCAGGAGAAGATCGccaagcagctgcagcacacTCTGAACGAAGTACAAAGCAAGTTGGACGAAACCAACCGCACTCTGAACGATTTCGATGCCTCCAAGAAGAAGCTGTCGATCGAGAACTCCGATCTGCTGCGCCAGCTGGAGGACGCCGAGTCGCAGGTGTCGCAGCTGAGCAAGATCAAGATCTCGCTCACTCAGCAGCTCGAGGATACCAAGCGTCTTGCCGACGAGGAGGCTCGCGAGCGCGCCACCCTGCTGGGCAAGTTCCGCAACCTGGAGCACGACCTGGACAACCTGCGCGAGCAGGTTGAGGAGGAGGCTGAGGGCAAGGGAGACATCCAGCGCCAGCTCAGCAAGGCCAACGCTGAGGCTCAGCTGTGGCGCAGCAAGTACGAGTCGGAGGGCGTTGCCCGTGCCGAGGAGCTCGAGGAGGCCAAGCGTAAGCTGCAGGCCCGCCTTGCCGAGGCTGAGGAGACCATCGAGTCGCTGAACCAGAAGTGCATTGCACTGGAGAAGACCAAGCAGCGCCTGGCCACCGAGGTCGAGGATCTGCAGCTCGAGGTTGACCGTGCCTCGTCGATTGCCAACGCTGctgagaagaagcagaaggcGTTCGACAAGATCATTGGAGAATGGAAGCTGAAGGTCGACGATCTGGCCGCCGAGCTGGATGCCTCGCAGAAGGAGTGCCGCAACTACTCGACCGAGCTGTTCCGTCTGAAGGGTGCCTACGAGGAGGGCCAGGAGCAGCTTGAAGCCGTCCGCCGTGAGAACAAGAACTTGGCCGATGAGGTCAAGGATCTGCTGGACCAGATCGGTGAGGGTGGCCGCAACATCCACGAGATCGAGAAGTCGCGCAAGCGCCTGGAGGCCGAGAAGGACGAGCTGCAGGCCGCCCTCGAGGAGGCTGAAGCCGCCCTGGAGCAGGAGGAGAACAAGGTTCTGCGTGCTCAGCTTGAACTGTCTCAGGTCCGTCAAGAAATTGACCGCCGCATCCAGGAGAAGGAAGAAGAGTTCGAGAACACTCGCAAGAACCACCAGCGCGCCCTGGACTCGATGCAGGCTTCCCTGGAGGCCGAAGCCAAGGGCAAGGCCGAGGCTCTGCGTATGAAGAAGAAGCTGGAAGCCGACATCAACGAGCTGGAGATTGCTCTGGATCACGCCAACAAGGtaagcaaacgaacgaacagcATCCCCATCCGGTGCCAGCAGCACCATCTGAAACAAAACTAACCCGATAATCCACTCGTTTCATACGCAGGCTAACGCTGAGGCCCAGAAGAACATCAAGcgctaccagcagcagctgaaggaCGTCCAGAGCGCCCTGGAGGAGGAACAGCGCGCCCGCGACGATGCCCGCGAGCAGCTGGGTATCTCGGAGCGCCGTGCCAACGCTCTCCAGAACGAACTGGAGGAGTCGCGCACCCTGTTGGAGCAGGCCGACCGTGGCCGTCGCCAGGCCGAGCAGGAGCTCAGCGATGCTCACGAGCAGCTGAACGAAGTGTCCGCCCAGAACGCTTCGATCGCCGCCGCCAAGAGGAAGCTCGAGTCTGAGCTGCAGACCCTGCACTCCGACCTGGATGAGCTGCTGAACGAGGCCAAGAACTCCGAGGAGAAGGCCAAGAAGGCTATGGTTGATGCCGCTCGTCTGGCTGATGAGCTGCGCGCCGAGCAGGACCATGCCCAGACCCAGGAGAAGCTGCGCAAGGCGCTTGAGCAGCAGATCAAGGAGCTGCAGGTCCGCCTGGATGAGGCCGAATCGAACGCCCTGAAGGGAGGCAAGAAGGCTATCCAGAAGCTGGAGCAGCGCGTCCGCGAGCTCGAGTCGGAGCTGGACAGCGAACAGAGACGACATGCCGATGCCCAGAAGAACCTGCGCAAGTCGGAGCGTCGCATCAAGGAGCTGACCTTCCAGTCGGAGGAAGACCGCAAGAACCACGAGCGCATGCAGGATCTGGTTGACAAGCTGCAGCAGAAGATCAAGACTTACAAGAGGCAGATTGAGGAAGCCGAGGAGATCGCCGCCCTCAACTTGGCCAAGTTCCGTAAGGCCCAGCAGGAGCTGGAGGAAGCCGAGGAGCGTGCCGACATTGCCGAACAAGCTGCCACCAAATTCCGCACCAAGGGAGGACGTGCCGGTTCCGTACAGCGTGGTGCTAGCCCAGCAGTAAGTACCATGTAAACAAGGGCTGGTCCCAGCCCCCTCTCGCCTCAGTCAGCATGCCATCAACCTTTTTCGCAGTGCTTTTCAACCCAATGTTCTATCTGAGTACTTTTGAATCATCCACGCCATTTTTAACCGCTCGTGCTGCACAGGCAGCCGAGCGCGCAACGCGAACCCTTTGCtagaggaaaaaagaaaagaaaggttAGCCATCTGAATTCACTCATTTGCGCGGTTTGGCCAATTTTTATTACTAGTGGGCACCAGAGAGGGGCCATTCAGAATAAAGTCGAGTCGCGAATTTGTTAAGAAacgaaatagaaaataattgaGCGGATTACGGCTTCGTGCAGAGGATCCGACCTAGCTTAGCTTCTCTCTCCTCAGCTGAACCCTTAAGAAGATaaagaaaacagaacaaaaaacagaaacaacagcaacatcagcgTAAAATCCTTTCACACCTCGGTGAAAAACTTTATTCGAGAAGAATAAAATCGAATGATGCGAATGATATAATGATAACTTAGCTGCAATTTTCATCACCCTAGTTCGCTTTCCGTTGTGGGTTTTCTacagttttgtttgctacATAGCTATATCATCTCAACCGCAACGAATCTTTTCTTACTACTTACCCACTCTTTTGTatcttgtttatttattttttttatatctacCTTTGTATTTGCTATCGAATCtaccttttgtttttgttttatatccTACTGTTACCGCGAAGATGCTTCTCTCTTCATCCATTAAACCGAATGCAATCAGAATTACCAAATACAGTTGTACTGGAAGTCTGctaaaacgaaacgaaaccaataattcttcctttctttgtaTCAATCCAGCCGTCGGTGGTCAGAGCGTAAAGCGTGTCCGCTGACTCCCAAGCAGTTGTGTTTGATTGAGAGTATGTGTATGCGAACCGTTTTTACGACCAAAGAAATCCCAAAAGAATCCCGAAGCCTTCCTAGCAACCCCCCTCTCTACTGATACGATTGCGATTATTCCTTCGactcttcgtcttcttctgcCTTCACTTCTAcgtcttattcttcttctcgcCACCGAGCTGCAACTGCACTTCTGCAAAGAGCAAACTTTATGATacgactgtgtgtgtatgtgtgtatccAAAACGAAACTAGAACCCAAAATCCCACCATTGCAAAGTATCCGCCACCTACCATAGCGTTCGGCTTGATCAGGCCAACCAGTAAGTGCTCTTTAGCTCTCCGCAAGCCACCGATAATGGGGTTTTGCATGAGcaagtttattattttctgtttctttttttgtgttacaaTAACATATTTACCAAACATTTCCAATTGTTTCAATTGTTCCCCGTTATTGTACCCTATTTCCGTACCTACTCCAACAATCTGTAAAGGATGTCTTATACTCCTTCTCTCTCTgtattcctttttgtttctgctAATCTACTGATATTTTACCAAAACGACTAAATGTCTCCAACCAATGAAGCACCCATTAACCGAGAGCATTGTGTAGTATTATTAGCCTCATTGTCTCATTAGTGTACTATTTGTAATCGACCCGATTTAATCACATCACACCGAACAGCCCTGTACAACTCGATCATCCGCCAAACGAGCCCCTCTCATCTCACGATCGAACATACGAACGAACCCTTGAACAAGCTGGCGATGCGCAATGGGAGTTCCACCTCATTTTACTACCTACCTTTCTTCAGAAATCAGAATCGTCAATTTCTTTCACTCGATAGCACACATTatgcacagtgtgtaaaccaTTTGAGCATGGTTTCATTTCTCATGCATTTCTGGGAAGCTGTTCCCTTGGAACGACGCACAGCCATCTCATGGCATACTCACATCACATTTCATTcggtgagagtgtgtgtgtgcaatgtgttgtttttaccATTTTCTCTAACTGTCAGCTGTCGTAGAAGTTTCTTATCCCCCCATTAGCTGCCGGTGCAAAAGCCGGCTCCAAGCTACCCTACCCCCGCCACTCACTTCCTTCGCACAGCTTACCAAAAGCAATACTGACTCTGGGGTACGACCCCTGCcgtttctcttctctttttgcAGCCCCAGAGACAGCCGTCTGCCATGCCTGCTCTTGCAGGACTGAACCTTCCCACATTCGACGATCACGGTTTCTAAATTCGTTCAGCACACAACACCAACCCCCAAACAGCAACAGAACAACAGCGCAGTACACCACCTTCAGCAGCACAGGGAGTCACACCATCCAACCCTGTGTGCATCTGTTAACACTTTAGTGTCGTAACCCCGCACCAGCAAAACAAGTGTCCGCTAATCCTTTCTGTGAGTCGAGGTGTGTCCGTTCTAATGATCAGCTCCTTCTCCACGCATATCAACCCGGGGCAGCGGCACAGCGCACAAATTCGCCCTTCCCGTCAGTGACCCGCCGCCGGAAGTCGTTCGAAGCCGTTAACTATCGAAtacaaaacatgaaaaaagaGACACGTAACAACATCAACATAAAATGTACCGCGCCGGTACACAGGGAGCTAAGGAATGGGGCACGAaacatcaccagcagcaacatcgGTGCCGCGTTCGGTAAGCCAGAAAAGTAGGTAGCGGATGGAGAACGGAAAGTACTTTCGGACCACCTGTCATCCACCCGCGTCCGGACAGAggaaggaaaagggaaaagaatcAAATCTTACAGCAGCGTCGCAAATGGAAAGCTaactaaaaaaagaaaaaagagacacacaacacacgagcACGAGCAAAAAATACAAAGTTTAGGACATCTACTATCAATGGAAACACGTACGTTTGATTGGACAAACGGTTTTACGTTAAAGCTAATACGTCAGCCCTTTAAACTAGAACGCTAAAACagatttgttcttttttggcaCTTTCCCCTTCCTTCTTGGCTGTTGCTTTCCGCTTTTCTGCACCTGCACCTACTTTTCACCCCGGCACCCGGACGCATTCCTGACCCCATTGCCGGCGCGCCATCGAAATCGACAACCGAAATTCATCTCCATCACGAATCAGTGCGGTTACGGCCGCGGTTCGGTGAAATGAAGCGCCGGGCTGCACGCCCGTGTTCGAAGTGTGTCGGTCGGAAGACGATCTATTGAAACGAATGCGATCACCCTGAAAATCAACAGCGACCACGTGAGGCCCACATGAAGAAAAGCCAACAGCGACACGTGGAGTTCCCTGAACCCTCCAtatgcaaaagaagaaaacacaaaagcaTAAAGAGCGAAAATCAATCCCACtcggaagaagatgaagaacaaaaacaaaaagaaaacattcacgctaagcaaaagcaacaacaacaacggctttgcacaattgaattgaaaaacaaTCCGTTTTATATATCCGCTGTACTGCGAGTTGGTGACGACGAAGGTGGTGTGGGACATTTGAACCAAAGAGATCGATACTAAGAAGAACCCAAGGAAAACcatgaaaaactaaacaaacggAATACTTAGACATTAATGAACATCAAAACAGAAATGATAATGATTTGCAAATAGTGTTTATACAGAGTTTTTACTTCAAACCTATCCCATATTTGCTTTTGTACACCACCAACCAACGTTCAGTTTTAAATTATCCGTCGAACAAAGTTTCATTTACTATCTCCAGTTCCCTTTTCCCCAATTGCCACAGACACAACAGTCAACTCCACCCTTCGTTCTTCGAGTATGGTTTTGTacgttgtttaattttttgtatcCGTGGCAAACAGTTTTCGctctgaatgttttttttaattatattttttataacaaaagtaatacaaaatgtatttatttttataatttaaaaagatGAGAGAAGGTAATAATAACGAAATAAGATACTTCTATTCGAAAATGAATGCAACTGTGTGATTGGTTTCGGGTTCGGGAGCGATCGGGGAAAatctgggggggggggggggtgggggggtgtTTAACCATGATATCACAAGCACTTATTAGCATTATGTTGTGGAAAGAAACATTATAAAGGCTGCAGTAAATAGACGAAGCTTAATAAAAGCAACAAGGGTTAGAATATGATCGAAGCTGCAACTTTTTCGCCATATTTTTCACGCGCGCGCTCCATCCTTCGTAGGTTGAGTGTACCAAGTGCTGCTTACACGTTGGGAAATCAGCAACATTAAGATTACGATAATGTGAGGCGCGATCACTTACTCGTTTGACGCGCAAGCTTCTACAAAGTTGGGTGACATCGATTCCCAACCAGACCGACGTTCAGTTACAAAGAATGGCTATCCGGTTATGAAATAGTAGTAAGTGTTCCTGTGTAGAGAAGTATAACCACACATATCGTAACGccatagaagaaaaagaatgtCAAGatcaatgttttatttgtgtatAATTATACACATACTTATCTTAGgatattgtttaatttttgaattgtttgtttCTCGTTCTTTAGATAACAGTGATCCGTGTGAACGTTTCTAAAAAGTTGAATGCTTACAGGAGTTTCATCCCTGATTCATCCCGATAACAATGAGCAGTTTAGGCAGGAGAATGATAGATcggagcgagagcgagagcgactCGAGAGCATTAGATAAACGAAAGTGAGCGAAGACGGGCGTTTATTGGAAATGAACGAATAAAGTACcgttatattattattcttattattattcttattcttattattagtattattattatagttattattattattattattattattattattattattattattatgatgatgattattattattattattattattattattattattattattttattattattattattattattttattattattattattattattattattattattattattattattattattattattattattattattattattattattattattataattattattattattattattattattattattattattattattattattcttgttattattattattattattattattattattattattattattattattattattattattattattattattattattattattattattattattattattattattattattattattattattattattattattattattattattattattattattattattattattattattattattattattgttattattattattattattattattattcttgttattattattattattattattattattattattattattattattattattattattattattattattattattattattattattattattattattattattattattattattattattattattattattattattattattattattattattattattattattattattattattattattattattattattattgttattattattattattattattattattattattattattattattattattattattattattattattattattattattattactattattattattattattattattattattattattattattattattattattattattattatcgcAGCTGATGGATCTGAGAAACACAAAGTGCCTGAATGCCAATGATACCTACCCCTCCTATTTTTCGTGGCAGGGTTACTCTCTCGACGGATGCTTTTAGGTGACGCGagagattattattattattatcaatattattactattattaacATTTTACTGAAGTTTTTTGAGCTGAAGATTCAGTAATCCTTGCAGTAAAAGAAATGTTAACTGAATCATTCGGTAATGTTCGGGGCTCTCCAAAATGACTGCTCGTTTACTAAAATTACAATAAAGCCTTTCGcatattactgatttttcagtagtTGGTAGCTATTAAAAAGCGATGGAATATTGCTTTAAAATTAAGTTTTTATTAATGCAAAGATATTGCCAGTCCCTCAGTTCATATTCATCAATGTTTTACGTTATTTGatacagtttttatactgttTTTTGCCATAACATTTGATGATGGCTCAGTAATCGCTCACAGACATCACGAAATTTTAGCAACCACAGTTAATTGTGGCAAAGATGTTAAACACCAACACGACCGCAAATACTTTAAAATTAGTTCTGCAAGTCGAAATATCACCTTATTTTTATCGGGATGACTGTAACCATCTAccaaattaaattttgatcATCATGCGCAAGAGGACACCGCGTTACTTTGTTTTGATGTCGATTTGACATAatgaattgctgcattttcagtaatttgttttgttgatattCAGTGAAACGACCAATTTGACACtgattttactgattttcagttaaattttcattactgaaatgcattcagtaAATTGTGTTACTGCAAATAagtaaaaacatgacattTTTGCTGAAAAccagtaaaatattctattactgTATcgtttcagcaaaaaaaaactttgctgaagcaggatgagaaaatttgccGTGTAAGAATGGGAAtggatttatgaaaaaaattgtGCGTTAAAAGGGATATTTAAAGAGCTTTACAGACAATACTTTcaacataataaaataatgaacatGTTCAATTATACATTTACTAATTTATATTGGTTTCTTTTAATTGATCAAcagtgaaatgtttcattgtAAGTTATCACTTTATTTTACACTCTTCAATGGGATATTCTAGTCACCCGTATTTCCCGTAGCAAATAATAAGCAGCAAAATTAATAAAGTCGTTTTGGGACTAAAAACATTACAGCTATGAATCATTCCGCATATGCATAGTTTACGACCTTTCCTTTGGTGTAACCCAAGTTAATAGTATAATGATGAAGCAATGCGCATTCTTATTCCTCTCTGCATTGTTTGCTGTCTCTTTTAAAAACAACTTTGCTGTTCATTCAAAAGCTGTTTCAATGCACAGTAGTACAGTAACGCTTTACGATCGCTGGGTTCAGCACTATATACTATGCACGCTGATCATGTTTAGTCTTTCCCCTATTAGCCATCATTTCTGGCTGATATTGTTTGGGCTGCACACGAGCTAGTTGTAAATTTTGTGCAATATACTGCGAAAACCACGAACTGAGCCGTTTGCCCGCACCAAACTCTTCACACGTAGCCAGAAACACATCATTCAGCTGTGGCAAGATCGCATGATCGAGTGTCGGAAAGAGATGATGCAAATAGTGATCACCGAAGGTGGTTAACACTTTCAACAACGATCCCTCCACACCTCTTCGCTCTACAATTGTGGCCATCTGGTAAAgtccaaaatccatgtcattactaccgaaaagaaaagaaagagataatAGGTTTAATATGATTCGATAGTGAAATTAACATAGAAATCTGTGTAGGAAAACGTACGGAAATAAATCACCGGAATGCAGTGCTTTCGGATGATGATGGCCAGCGCTCAGTCCAATAAGCCCAAAGAAGAAGCTGGCCATCAACACCACAAACAGCCACAGTTGGAAAATTACACCGATGCGTTCCGGATTGGTAGCGTACATAAAGGCGGGCAGCAGGAAAGGAATTAGATCGTCCAGATGAAACCGGTTCTTCCCTTGGCTGAAGCTATCCATCAACCGCTTGAGGTACTCGCTCAGAAAGATCGAGCCGTATATAAACGGCCCATAGAACCAGGAACCGTACCGCTGGAAGCTGTTCTTAAGATCCGCCCACGGTAGATAGCACAGGAAGGGCTCGAACGACGAAATTTCCATATCGAGCACTGAATTCGGGAACAGGTGGTGAGAAATGGCGTGCGATACACGCCACTCCCTGAAAGAGTTCAAAACAACGAGAGATACAGTAAAAATAACTATATAACACAATTTTACCTGACGCACAACTTACCGATAGCTAAGAAACGCAATGTTAAACGCGTACATGCGCCAGTTATCTCGCTGGTGTAGAAAATTGTGCGCCGCAATTACGGTTGCGTTTACGCAGATGGCACAAACTATTCCAATGGCGAAACTTTCTAGCCTGACGGCTAGGTAGGCGGTCAGCATCACGCACACTATCAGTCCATCCACTATCTGGCGCGAGCGTTCCTTTGGCGCGGGATTCACGCGGCCCAACTGTTCCCTGATACGCTGCTTGAGGGTTCGATAGAATCCATGCTCGTGAAACGTTAGCCTACAGTTGCGTGGTTG
Proteins encoded:
- the LOC120956570 gene encoding myosin heavy chain, muscle isoform X8, with the protein product MPKPPVQVGEDPDPTEFLFVSLEQKRIDQSKPYDSKKACWVPEEKEGYVLGEIKATKGELVTVALPGGETKDFKKDLVSQVNPPKYEKCEDMSNLTYLNDASVLHNLRQRYYAKLIYTYSGLFCVVINPYKRYPLYTNRCAKMYRGKRRNEVPPHLFAVSDGAYVNMLTNHENQSMLITGESGAGKTENTKKVIAYFATIGASGKKDENAEKKGSLEDQVVQTNPVLEAFGNAKTVRNDNSSRFGKFIRIHFTGSGKLAGADIETYLLEKARVISQQTLERSYHIFYQIMSGSVKGLKEMCFLSNDIYDYNSVSQGKITIPNVDDGEECLLTDEAFNVLGFTQEEKDNIYRITSAVMHMGRMQFKQKGREEQAEADGTEDGDRVAKLLGVGTDDLYKNLLKPRIKVGNEFVTKGQNKDQVTNSVGALCKGIFDRLFKWLVKKCNETLDTKQKRAQFIGVLDIAGFEIFDFNGFEQLCINFTNEKLQQFFNHHMFVLEQEEYKKEGINWAFIDFGMDLLACVELIEKPMGILSILEEESMFPKATDQTFAEKLMTNHLGKSAPFMKPRPPKPGIPAGHFAIGHYAGVVSYNITGWLEKNKDPLNDTVVDQFKKGSNALMVEIFADHPGQSADPAAAKGGRGKKGAGFATVSSSYKEQLNNLMTTLKSTQPHFVRCIIPNEMKTAGVVDAHLVMHQLTCNGVLEGIRICRKGFPNRMMYPDFKLRYLILAPAAMQAETEGKKAAEKCFEAIGLDPDSYRIGHTKVFFRAGVLGQMEEFRDERLSKIMSWMQAWCRGYLSRKEFKKMQEQRVSLEIVQRNLRKYLKLRTWAWWKLWQKVKPLLNVSRVEDQIAKLEEKATKAQEAYEKEEKLRKELEALNSKLLAEKTALLDSLSGEKGALQEYQEKAAKLTAQKNDLENQLRDTQERLAQEEDARNQLFQTKKKLEQEIGSQKKDAEDLELQIQKIEQDKASKDHQIRNLNDEIAHQDELINKLNKEKKMQGEVNQKTAEELQAAEDKVNHLNKVKAKLEQTLDELEDSLEREKKLRGDVEKAKRKVEGDLKLTQEAVADLERNKKELEQTVLRKDKEISALSAKLEDEQSLVGKLQKQIKELQARIEELEEEVEAERQARAKAEKQRADLARELEELGERLEEAGGATSAQIELNKKREAELAKLRRDLEEANIQHEGTLANLRKKHNDAVAEMAEQVDQLNKLKTKAEHDRANMYNELNNTRTACDQLSREKAAQEKIAKQLQHTLNEVQSKLDETNRTLNDFDASKKKLSIENSDLLRQLEDAESQVSQLSKIKISLTQQLEDTKRLADEEARERATLLGKFRNLEHDLDNLREQVEEEAEGKGDIQRQLSKANAEAQLWRSKYESEGVARAEELEEAKRKLQARLAEAEETIESLNQKCIALEKTKQRLATEVEDLQLEVDRASSIANAAEKKQKAFDKIIGEWKLKVDDLAAELDASQKECRNYSTELFRLKGAYEEGQEQLEAVRRENKNLADEVKDLLDQIGEGGRNIHEIEKSRKRLEAEKDELQAALEEAEAALEQEENKVLRAQLELSQVRQEIDRRIQEKEEEFENTRKNHQRALDSMQASLEAEAKGKAEALRMKKKLEADINELEIALDHANKANAEAQKNIKRYQQQLKDVQSALEEEQRARDDAREQLGISERRANALQNELEESRTLLEQADRGRRQAEQELSDAHEQLNEVSAQNASIAAAKRKLESELQTLHSDLDELLNEAKNSEEKAKKAMVDAARLADELRAEQDHAQTQEKLRKALEQQIKELQVRLDEAESNALKGGKKAIQKLEQRVRELESELDSEQRRHADAQKNLRKSERRIKELTFQSEEDRKNHERMQDLVDKLQQKIKTYKRQIEEAEEIAALNLAKFRKAQQELEEAEERADIAEQAATKFRTKGGRAGSVQRGASPAPQRQPSAMPALAGLNLPTFDDHGF